One genomic window of Erinaceus europaeus chromosome 19, mEriEur2.1, whole genome shotgun sequence includes the following:
- the CHI3L1 gene encoding chitinase-3-like protein 1, with product MARRAAPAGFMVFLLLQSCVAYKLVCYYTNWSQYREGQGSCFPDAIDPFLCTHVIYSFANISEDNQLDTWEWNDVTLYQTLNALKLRNPRLKTLLSIGGWSFGSQRFSKMASNTKSRRTFIRSVAPFLRTHGFDGLDLAWLYPGRRDKQHFTTLVKELKVKFTQEAQSGCEQLLLSAAVSAGKVALDSGYNIAQIAQHLDLINLLTYDFHGAWSQTTGHHSALFRGQEDARSDRFSNTDYAVSYLLGRLGAPADKLVMGIPTYGRSFTLASSKTGVGAPISGPGIPGQFTKEAGILAYYEVCDFLQGATVHRLLGQQVPYATKGNQWVGYDDLESVKNKARYVKNRQLAGAMVWALDLDDFRGAFCGQNLRFPLTNTIKDTLAAA from the exons ATGGCACGAAGGGCGGCTCCTGCAG GCTTTATGGTTTTCCTGCTGCTGCAGAGCT gtgtggcctACAAGCTCGTCTGCTACTATACCAACTGGTCCCAGTACCGAGAGGGGCAGGGAAGCTGCTTCCCCGATGCCATAGACCCCTTCCTGTGCACCCACGTGATCTACAGCTTCGCCAACATCAGCGAAGACAACCAGCTGGATACCTGGGAGTGGAATGATGTCACTCTCTACCAGACACTGAATGCACTGAAGCTCAG GAACCCCCGACTGAAGACTCTGCTGTCCATTGGAGGATGGAGCTTTGGGTCTCAAAG GTTTTCCAAAATGGCCTCCAATACCAAGAGTCGCAGGACTTTCATTAGGTCAGTAGCACCTTTTCTGCGGACCCATGGTTTTGATGGGCTGGACCTGGCTTGGCTCTACCCTGGCCGGAGGGACAAGCAACACTTCACCACTCTGGTCAAG GAGCTGAAGGTCAAGTTTACACAGGAAGCTCAGTCTGGATGTGAGCAGCTCCTGCTCAGCGCTGCGGTGTCTGCTGGGAAGGTGGCCCTGGACAGCGGCTACAACATCGCCCAGATAGCCCA gcaccTAGACCTCATCAACCTCTTGACCTATGACTTTCATGGGGCTTGGAGCCAGACCACTGGCCATCACAGTGCCCTGTTCCGAGGACAAGAGGATGCACGTTCCGACAGATTCAGCAACACT GACTATGCTGTGAGCTACCTGCTGGGTAGGCTGGGGGCCCCAGCTGATAAGCTGGTGATGGGGATCCCCACCTACGGGAGGAGCTTCACTCTGGCTTCTTCCAAGACTGGAGTGGGGGCCCCAATTTCAGGGCCAGGAATACCAGGCCAGTTCACCAAGGAAGCAGGGATCCTCGCTTACTATGAG GTCTGTGACTTCCTCCAAGGAGCCACTGTCCACAGACTCCTTGGCCAGCAGGTGCCTTATGCCACCAAGGGCAACCAGTGGGTGGGGTATGATGACCTGGAGAGCGTCAAAAACAAG GCAAGGTATGTGAAGAACAGGCAGCTGGCAGGCGCCATGGTGTGGGCCTTAGACTTGGATGACTTCCGGGGAGCCTTCTGTGGCCAGAACCTGCGCTTTCCTCTCACCAACACCATCAAGGACACGCTGGCTGCTGCTTAG